In a single window of the Canis lupus familiaris isolate Mischka breed German Shepherd chromosome 2, alternate assembly UU_Cfam_GSD_1.0, whole genome shotgun sequence genome:
- the LOC119876089 gene encoding uncharacterized protein LOC119876089, whose product MLNCLTEAKVFISKESKQVGASMGRGAGGGQERAPRREGSVLSWGALQAGDHHRIPGGGFRSPAVGSWLCLSEQRARHRGLGCPSYKMGVLRVPLPGAVRTERPEKAWPHPRPRRSCPVQGPPPGTPGTPDMSGSSPARVSEPWPRPPCGPALALMVTSHLALAGASHRAEGRGTLRFRVGHRLNSASQGPLSRGLFHGPSPPCSPWGPLCFTAPPGRSPRHSLLWPLPGSLTSSGSHCPHPGQHVEFRLPLTSQQHETSRLRLFNKRQSLHPQTVSAPGAGVSRQEIGHGKRWAPGVGARRLSGCLWLRP is encoded by the coding sequence ATGCTGAACTGTTTAACAGAAGCAAAGGTTTTCATTTCTAAGGAGTCAAAACAAGTTGGAGCCAGCATGGGacggggagcggggggcgggcaggagagggctcccaggagggaggggtCTGTCCTCAGCTGGGGAGCCCTCCAGGCTGGCGACCACCATCGCATCCCCGGGGGAGGTTTCCGATCGCCCGCGGtgggatcctggctctgcctcagtGAGCAGAGGGCTCGACACCGGGGCCTCGGCTGCCCCTCCTATAAAATGGGGGTCCTGCGGGTCCCCCTCCCGGGGGCCGTGAGGACTGAGCGCCCAGAGAAGGCCtggccccacccccgcccccggaggTCCTGCCCCGTGCAGGGCCCACCTCCCGGCACACCGGGCACACCTGACATGAGCGGGTCCAGCCCCGCCAGGGTCTCCGAGCCCTGGCCACGCCCTCCCTGTGGCCCCGCGTTGGCTCTGATGGTGACCAGTCACTTGGCTCTGGCTGGGGCCAGTCACAGGGCCGAGGGCAGAGGGACCCTGCGTTTCAGGGTGGGACACAGACTCAACTCCGCCTCCCAAGGGCCTCTGTCCCGCGGCCTGTTCCACGGCCCTAGCCCTCCCTGCAGCCCGTGGGGCCCCCTCTGCTTCACTGCCCCTCCAGGCCGCTCTCCCCGCCACTCTCTGCTCTGGCCCCTCCCTGGTTCTCTAACCAGCAGTggctcccactgcccccaccccggaCAGCACGTTGAATTCAGACTCCCCCTTACGAGCCAGCAGCACGAGACTTCGAGACTTCGTCTGTTTAATAAACGTCAGTCTCTTCATCCGCAGACAGTATCCGCTCCGGGGGCTGGGGTGAGCCGTCAGGAAATAGGACACGGAAAGCGCTGGGCGCCCGGGGTGGGGGCTCGGCGgctaagcggctgcctttggctcaggccatga